In a single window of the Methanobrevibacter olleyae genome:
- a CDS encoding DNA-binding protein, with amino-acid sequence MSELDELRKKRMAELQKQAAMNADPQQMDQQQLAQQQMAQQRQQEMQDQLKQAMRQILTPEARGRLDNLRLTKPELVQQIEIQLLQSAQAGSLRGKVTDEQLKVLLKNLIGQKREINITRR; translated from the coding sequence ATGAGTGAACTTGATGAATTACGTAAAAAACGTATGGCTGAATTACAAAAACAAGCTGCTATGAATGCTGACCCGCAACAAATGGATCAACAACAATTAGCTCAGCAACAAATGGCTCAACAAAGGCAACAAGAAATGCAAGATCAGTTAAAACAAGCTATGAGACAAATTTTAACTCCTGAAGCTCGTGGAAGATTAGATAATCTTAGATTAACTAAGCCTGAGTTAGTTCAACAAATTGAAATTCAATTACTTCAATCAGCTCAAGCAGGTTCTCTTAGAGGAAAAGTAACTGATGAACAACTTAAAGTTTTACTTAAAAATCTTATAGGTCAAAAAAGAGAAATTAACATTACAAGAAGATAA
- a CDS encoding 30S ribosomal protein S19e: MTTVFDVPAELLINTVADEFKDNNDKIIAPEWTKLVKTGVHKERKPENIDWWYVRCASILRRVYIDGPVGVRSLRTFYGGKKDRGVNPEKFRKGSGSIVRVALHQLEDAGYVEKVDAGRIITPEGRSFLDNTSAELIKDIPELSKY; encoded by the coding sequence ATGACAACTGTATTTGATGTTCCTGCAGAGTTATTAATTAATACTGTTGCAGATGAATTTAAAGATAATAATGATAAAATTATTGCCCCTGAATGGACAAAACTCGTTAAAACTGGTGTTCACAAAGAAAGAAAACCAGAAAACATCGACTGGTGGTATGTAAGATGTGCTTCTATCTTAAGAAGAGTTTATATTGATGGACCAGTTGGTGTTAGAAGTTTAAGAACCTTCTACGGTGGTAAAAAAGATAGAGGAGTTAATCCTGAAAAATTCAGAAAAGGCAGCGGCTCTATTGTAAGAGTAGCTTTACATCAATTAGAAGATGCAGGCTATGTAGAAAAAGTCGATGCTGGAAGAATTATTACTCCAGAAGGTAGATCTTTCTTAGATAATACTTCTGCTGAATTAATTAAAGATATTCCAGAACTTTCAAAATATTAA
- a CDS encoding YhbY family RNA-binding protein has product MNEARSAMTINIGKAGVNDNVIEEIKRQLKSNPIIKLRFAKNVARNKDDLISNIVEGTKSQLIDVRGNVAVIYKKQSN; this is encoded by the coding sequence ATGAATGAAGCTCGTTCCGCTATGACAATAAATATTGGAAAAGCTGGTGTTAATGACAATGTTATTGAAGAGATTAAACGTCAGTTAAAATCCAATCCTATTATTAAATTACGATTTGCTAAAAACGTTGCAAGAAATAAAGATGATTTGATTAGCAACATTGTTGAAGGCACTAAATCCCAACTTATTGACGTTAGAGGAAATGTTGCTGTTATTTATAAAAAACAATCTAATTAG